A portion of the Callithrix jacchus isolate 240 chromosome 21, calJac240_pri, whole genome shotgun sequence genome contains these proteins:
- the C21H21orf140 gene encoding uncharacterized protein C21orf140 homolog, translated as MLRFANPLFRNIINRSQLDGIKRKQCLQYLKTLRTLQYDGFKTVYFGETSIPESLVTGEDVSDGYYMQTPSWCIVHAGGSQGWVPWRYRMFLRDELHVKQEVSLFSEFCDVVRKAYGKCIIVVKERRQREEWRPKEDREAEGQVYIPAVSSLANTVCCPEVAKSCGHELLSLPSPCNYLNPLDSAWSCLKWFILSNRKEFCLQSIDDVCSYQYILFSSLIAEGIERINPSKWRTLTSRVRRWENHYLGKCS; from the coding sequence ATGCTTCGCTTTGCAAACCCTCTTTTCAGAAACATCATTAACAGAAGTCAACTTGATGGCATTAAGAGGAAGCAATGCCTCCAGTATCTGAAAACCCTGAGAACACTGCAATATGATGGATTTAAGACCGTATATTTTGGGGAAACCAGTATCCCAGAAAGTCTCGTGACTGGGGAAGATGTCAGTGATGGATATTACATGCAAACCCCAAGTTGGTGTATTGTGCACGCTGGGGGTAGTCAGGGATGGGTGCCTTGGCGATATCGGATGTTCCTAAGAGATGAGCTTCACGTCAAACAAGAAGTCAGCCTCTTCTCCGAGTTCTGCGACGTGGTGAGGAAGGCCTATGGAAAGTGTATTATCGTGGTCAAAGAAAGAAGGCAGCGGGAGGAGTGGAGGCCAAAGGAAGACAGAGAGGCTGAGGGCCAGGTCTATATCCCTGCAGTCAGCAGCTTAGCAAACACTGTGTGTTGCCCAGAGGTGGCCAAGTCCTGTGGCCATGAACTACTCTCTCTGCCTTCCCCCTGCAATTACCTGAACCCTTTAGATTCAGCCTGGTCTTGTCTGAAATGGTTTATCCTCAGTAACAGAAAAGAGTTTTGTCTGCAGTCCATTGACGATGTCTGTTCTTACCAATATATACTTTTCAGCAGTTTAATTGCCGAAGGGATTGAAAGGATAAACCCAAGCAAGTGGAGAACATTAACTAGCAGAGTACGGAGATGGGAAAACCACTATCTTGGGAAATGTTCTTAA